The proteins below come from a single Aegilops tauschii subsp. strangulata cultivar AL8/78 chromosome 6, Aet v6.0, whole genome shotgun sequence genomic window:
- the LOC109761167 gene encoding PTI1-like tyrosine-protein kinase At3g15890 has protein sequence MGWLSCCKRSNGAQPGRKKKKKDTTWRIFSLKELQLATNNFNYDNKLGEGGFGSVYWGQLWDGSQIAVKRLKSWSNKAEKEFAVEVEVLARVRHKSLLSLRGYCAEGQERLIVYDYMQNLSLHSHLHGQHAAECHLGWERRMNIAIDSAEGIAYLHHHAIPHIIHRDVKASNVLLDANFQARVADFGFAKLIPDGATHVTTKVKGTLGYLAPEYAMLGKAKESCDVYSFGVLLLELASGKKPVEKINPTTKLTITEWALPLAREQKFKEMADPKLGDSFVEAEVKRMVLVGLACTQTKPEQRPVMSEVVEMLKGESAEKFFILENDDLFKPQPTSSVQGTSGPCSSDAITEEKESKEDTIEEATDSSETVPSAR, from the exons ATGGGGTGGCTTTCCTGCTGCAAGCGGTCGAACGG GGCCCAACCCggcaggaagaagaagaagaaggacacGACATGGCGCATCTTCTCACTGAAAGAGCTTCAGTTGGCGACCAACAATTTTAACTATGATAACAAGCTTGGTGAAGGTGGATTCGGCAGTGTCTACTGGGGCCAGCTCTGGGACGGATCACAG ATTGCGGTGAAAAGGCTCAAGAGTTGGAGCAACAAGGCTGAAAAGGAGTTTGCTGTCGAGGTCGAGGTTTTGGCACGAGTGCGGCATAAGAGCCTCTTGAGCTTGCGTGGATATTGCGCTGAAGGCCAGGAGCGCCTGATAGTCTACGACTATATGCAGAACCTGAGCTTGCACTCTCACCTGCACGGACAGCATGCAGCTGAATGCCATCTTGGTTGGGAGCGAAGAATGAACATCGCCATTGATTCGGCTGAGGGCATCGC TTATCTTCATCACCATGCGATCCCACATATCATCCATAGAGACGTCAAGGCGAGCAACGTTCTCCTGGACGCGAATTTCCAAGCACGTGTCGCTGATTTCGGGTTTGCGAAACTCATACCAGACGGTGCGACCCATGTCACCACAAAGGTGAAAGGCACACTCGGTTACCTAGCGCCGGAGTATGCCATGCTTGGCAAGGCCAAAGAGAGCTGCGACGTCTACAGCTTCGGAGTGCTGCTGCTAGAGCTTGCCAGCGGAAAGAAGCCGGTTGAGAAGATAAACCCTACGACAAAGCTCACCATCACTGAGTGGGCGCTTCCACTCGCTCGCGAGCAGAAGTTCAAGGAGATGGCTGACCCAAAGCTGGGGGATAGCTTTGTCGAGGCCGAGGTGAAGCGGATGGTGCTCGTCGGGCTTGCTTGCACTCAGACCAAGCCAGAACAGAGGCCGGTGATGTCTGAAGTTGTGGAGATGCTCAAGGGGGAATCTGCCGAGAAGTTCTTTATCTTGGAGAATGACGATCTGTTCAAGCCTCAACCCACCAGCTCTGTCCAGGGCACCTCTGGCCCCTGCAGCTCAGACGCCATCACCGAAGAGAAGGAATCGAAAGAGGATACGATCGAGGAGGCGACTGATTCGAGCGAGACGGTGCCCTCAGCTAGGTAG
- the LOC109761168 gene encoding uncharacterized protein, whose product MDSGSDSDGAPEELTAVQGVEKHEEISKVEKDSAVRATQEEKDRRKRWAQRKTSSKPNKKKPLKVEDKDTEVDEETHAMPGTLPKSVIEMLAAREKQTFSSDSEEENVNQKVQKKKKRLKTTTTGPETILLKDVRSTEHIKKALEFLSRRKNQVPRSNAVLKNPNAMRLFNKPNFTS is encoded by the exons ATGGATAGCGGAAGCGACTCCGACGGCGCTCCCGAGGAGCTCACCGCCGTCCAG GGTGTGGAGAAACATGAAGAAATCAGCAAAGTAGAGAAGGACAGCGCTGTCAG AGCAACCCAGGAGGAGAAAGACCGGAGGAAACGCTGGGCCCAACGGAAAACATCCTCAAAACCGAATAAAAAGAAGCCTCTGAAAGTAGAAGATAAAGATACAGAAGTGGATGAGGAGACACATGCTATGCCTGGGACACTCCCCAAGAGCGTAATTGAAATGCTTGCAGCACGTGAGAA GCAAACCTTCTCATCGGATTCTGAGGAAGAAAATGTAAACCAGAAGGtccaaaagaagaagaaaagattGAAAACCACAACTACTGG ACCTGAAACAATTCTGCTGAAAGATGTTCGGTCAACGGAGCACATTAAAAAAGCCCTCGAATTCCTGAGTCGCAGGAAAAACCAGGTGCCAAGATCCAATGCAGTTTTGAAGAATCCTAATGCTATGCGTCTATTTAATAAACCTAATTTCACGAGTTGA